In Janthinobacterium sp. 67, a genomic segment contains:
- a CDS encoding glycoside hydrolase family 24 protein produces MNSSSSTAIAAALVVAAVAYVAYTMGPQEDESGETDQAPGLEDYAYQAISIFESEEMNNNVNAFLTALRVGEGTAGRDGWRTLMGGALFDSFADHPARLGWRGTPLSASMCAGAGFGPGCVSTAAGAFQINKPTWNRLADKLGLTDFTQASQEAAAIELIREKGALSDVAAGRVAAAVSKVRRVWASLPGAGYGQGEVALASFVNHYANAGGSVA; encoded by the coding sequence GTGAACAGTTCATCTAGCACGGCCATCGCCGCCGCACTGGTGGTGGCGGCAGTGGCCTACGTCGCGTACACGATGGGGCCGCAGGAAGACGAGAGCGGCGAAACGGACCAGGCGCCAGGCCTTGAAGACTATGCCTACCAGGCGATAAGCATTTTTGAAAGTGAAGAAATGAACAACAACGTGAATGCCTTCCTGACCGCCTTGCGGGTGGGGGAGGGAACAGCAGGGCGGGACGGCTGGCGCACGCTCATGGGCGGCGCGCTGTTTGACAGCTTCGCCGATCATCCGGCCCGCCTGGGCTGGCGTGGCACGCCCCTGTCGGCGTCGATGTGCGCGGGCGCGGGCTTCGGGCCTGGCTGCGTATCCACGGCGGCGGGCGCCTTCCAGATAAACAAGCCGACCTGGAACCGCTTGGCGGACAAGCTGGGCCTGACGGACTTCACGCAGGCAAGCCAGGAAGCGGCCGCAATCGAACTGATACGGGAAAAGGGTGCCTTGAGCGATGTAGCGGCGGGCCGCGTGGCCGCCGCCGTCAGCAAGGTGCGCAGGGTGTGGGCCAGTCTGCCGGGAGCTGGCTACGGCCAGGGCGAGGTGGCGCTTGCCTCTTTCGTCAACCATTACGCAAACGCAGGGGGTAGCGTCGCATGA
- a CDS encoding DUF6232 family protein, whose amino-acid sequence MSGAAETTYYTNGRVTVTNARFMVDGETHAISGITSVKLEVKKPNRVLPAALIIFELLALTSGKNLTNLSIWHWAIILLPGIIWMCFQRTHYTVTLASASGERRALKSKVKPFVSEVVEAINQAIVRRA is encoded by the coding sequence ATGAGCGGCGCAGCAGAAACCACGTATTACACGAATGGCAGGGTAACCGTCACAAATGCCCGTTTCATGGTCGATGGCGAAACTCACGCAATAAGTGGCATTACATCGGTCAAGCTTGAGGTGAAAAAGCCGAATAGGGTCTTGCCTGCGGCGCTCATAATTTTTGAATTATTGGCGCTGACAAGTGGCAAGAACTTGACAAACCTGTCTATCTGGCACTGGGCCATTATCTTGCTTCCGGGAATAATCTGGATGTGTTTTCAACGAACGCACTATACGGTCACGCTTGCAAGCGCTTCCGGTGAGCGCCGTGCTTTGAAAAGCAAGGTAAAGCCGTTCGTAAGCGAGGTGGTCGAAGCGATAAATCAAGCGATTGTGCGTCGAGCTTAA
- a CDS encoding AbiH family protein — MRFGGHDSCHADGEAKMQDDELILGHAWNPTQRKSLNDREDIEELDTRLMEAHSILNGYFLQTFKPSERLILQHQAFFNQLDVIESVYVFGPSLSDVDLPYLQALLSATKVATADWHVACREEVDRPERRERLNWLAYKT, encoded by the coding sequence ATGCGCTTTGGTGGCCATGATTCGTGCCATGCGGATGGTGAAGCCAAAATGCAGGACGATGAGTTAATCCTTGGCCATGCCTGGAATCCCACACAGCGAAAATCTCTCAATGATCGCGAGGACATTGAGGAGCTTGATACCAGACTGATGGAGGCACACAGCATCTTAAACGGTTACTTTTTGCAGACTTTCAAGCCTTCCGAGAGGTTGATCCTTCAACACCAAGCGTTTTTCAATCAACTCGACGTCATAGAATCTGTATATGTGTTTGGCCCCTCGCTGTCTGATGTGGACCTTCCATATCTACAAGCGTTATTAAGTGCAACCAAGGTCGCCACTGCCGACTGGCATGTAGCCTGCCGTGAGGAGGTTGATCGGCCGGAAAGACGTGAGCGATTGAATTGGTTGGCATACAAGACCTAG
- a CDS encoding TonB-dependent receptor: MPSSLPTPFPAHHPLAARLILAGLLIASVPPSVYAQAVAGVQNPLATVVVTGQAEADAGGQIAKSARSGMLGEKDLLDTPFSVNSYTSQRMLDQQALTLAEVLGGDPSTRFTGQIGGVTDSFFIRGFPLNEGNLSEVAFDGVYGVSPNYHLFTEYLQSVEVLKGPAALLYGMSPNGGVGGVVNAVPKRSLPRDLTRLTVDYGSGSQAGAAIDVSRRFGEERRFGIRFNGLHRQGHTPLDHQTSRAEVAAVALDYQGQRLRASLDVIEQYQWIDAPTRPFLVAARLPVPEAPDGRRNIAQSWGWWKSNDLATLGKIEYDVNDKVTVFADVGGTRSDVSRYSDQTPTITSAAGDMTVTPMNWKFRVRRASGDTGVRTRFRTGGVEHALVVMGNVYRDEFGSVSNSGKLITSNIYHPVAVPDPGIPAPARVPKLSASTLSSLAVADTLDMLDQRVQLTLGVRRQLVESKNYHATSGALTTHYKQGALTPLAGIVVKPLRHVSLYANYIEGLSKGDIAPNIADNAGQVFAPYKSKQYEVGTKADFGVVLATLAVFQVTKPSGQLYGKVYSMDSEQRNRGLELNLSGAASKTVRLLAGITVLDGRLVKTNNAATMGKRPVGVPTSMANLGGEWDLPYWPGLTATGAVSYTSKQFVDQTNLQSVPSWTKVDLGLRYRTAIAGKATTLRAGLMNAFDRHYWAGVASYGTVSQSTPRSMQLSAAVDF, encoded by the coding sequence ATGCCATCCTCACTCCCAACTCCATTCCCTGCCCATCATCCCCTCGCCGCCCGTCTGATCCTCGCCGGCCTGCTCATTGCCAGCGTGCCACCGTCCGTCTACGCGCAAGCAGTTGCCGGCGTGCAGAACCCTCTCGCCACCGTGGTCGTCACCGGCCAGGCCGAAGCGGATGCCGGCGGGCAGATTGCCAAGAGCGCGCGCTCTGGCATGCTGGGGGAAAAAGACTTGCTCGATACGCCGTTCAGCGTCAACAGCTATACGAGTCAGCGCATGCTGGACCAGCAGGCGCTGACCCTGGCCGAGGTGCTGGGCGGCGATCCGTCCACCCGCTTCACGGGCCAGATCGGCGGCGTCACGGATTCGTTTTTCATCCGCGGTTTTCCCCTCAACGAAGGTAATTTGAGTGAAGTGGCGTTCGACGGCGTGTATGGCGTCTCGCCCAATTACCATTTGTTTACGGAATACCTGCAAAGCGTCGAGGTGCTCAAAGGGCCGGCCGCCTTGCTGTACGGGATGTCGCCGAATGGCGGCGTGGGCGGTGTCGTCAATGCCGTGCCGAAACGCTCGCTGCCGCGCGACCTGACGCGATTGACCGTCGATTACGGATCCGGCTCGCAGGCTGGCGCGGCCATCGACGTCAGCCGCCGTTTCGGCGAGGAGCGGCGCTTCGGCATCCGCTTCAATGGCTTGCACCGCCAGGGCCATACGCCGCTCGACCACCAGACCTCGCGCGCGGAAGTGGCGGCCGTCGCGCTCGACTACCAAGGACAGCGGCTGCGCGCCTCGCTCGACGTGATCGAGCAATACCAGTGGATCGACGCGCCCACGCGCCCCTTCCTCGTGGCCGCGCGCCTGCCCGTGCCGGAAGCGCCCGACGGCCGGCGCAACATCGCCCAGTCCTGGGGCTGGTGGAAATCCAACGACCTGGCCACCCTGGGCAAGATCGAATACGATGTGAACGATAAGGTGACCGTGTTCGCCGACGTGGGCGGCACGCGCTCCGACGTGTCGCGCTATTCGGACCAGACGCCGACGATCACCAGCGCGGCCGGCGACATGACGGTCACGCCCATGAACTGGAAATTCCGCGTACGGCGCGCCAGCGGCGACACGGGCGTGCGCACGCGCTTTCGCACGGGCGGCGTCGAGCATGCGCTGGTCGTGATGGGCAATGTCTACCGCGACGAGTTTGGCAGCGTGAGCAATTCCGGCAAGCTCATCACCTCGAACATCTACCATCCCGTGGCCGTGCCCGATCCCGGCATTCCCGCACCGGCCCGCGTGCCGAAACTGTCCGCGTCCACCCTCTCCAGCCTGGCCGTGGCCGATACGCTGGACATGCTGGACCAGCGCGTGCAGCTGACCCTGGGCGTGCGCCGCCAGCTGGTCGAATCGAAAAACTACCACGCCACCAGCGGCGCGCTGACCACGCACTACAAGCAAGGCGCATTGACGCCGCTGGCCGGCATCGTCGTCAAGCCGCTGCGCCACGTGTCGCTGTATGCGAACTATATCGAGGGCTTGAGCAAGGGCGATATCGCCCCGAACATCGCCGACAACGCGGGCCAGGTCTTCGCGCCCTACAAGAGCAAGCAGTATGAAGTGGGGACGAAGGCCGATTTCGGCGTCGTGCTGGCGACCCTGGCCGTGTTCCAGGTGACCAAGCCCAGCGGCCAGTTGTATGGCAAGGTCTACAGCATGGATAGCGAGCAGCGCAACCGGGGCCTGGAGCTGAACCTGTCCGGCGCCGCCAGCAAGACCGTGCGCCTGCTGGCCGGCATCACCGTGCTCGACGGGCGTCTGGTGAAGACCAACAACGCCGCCACCATGGGCAAGCGCCCCGTGGGTGTGCCGACCTCGATGGCCAACCTAGGCGGCGAATGGGATCTGCCGTACTGGCCCGGGTTGACGGCCACGGGCGCCGTCAGCTACACCAGCAAGCAGTTTGTGGATCAGACGAATCTGCAATCGGTGCCGTCGTGGACCAAGGTCGACCTGGGCTTGCGCTACCGCACGGCCATCGCCGGCAAGGCGACGACCTTGCGCGCCGGCCTGATGAACGCCTTCGACCGCCATTACTGGGCCGGCGTGGCCTCGTATGGCACCGTTTCGCAGTCGACGCCCCGCAGCATGCAACTGTCGGCGGCCGTGGATTTCTGA
- a CDS encoding MerR family transcriptional regulator, translating into MMKIGELAKRSGLAASTIRFYESRGLLKAVSRQSNGYRDYPLEAVAVLSIISDAQQAGFSLDEIKQVLPEDSSSWKHDELMAALKKKIADIESLEVRLAQNKAHLLSLIQLIDAKPDDVDCKDNAARVMESMGIGSKN; encoded by the coding sequence ATGATGAAAATTGGCGAATTGGCCAAGCGCAGCGGCTTGGCGGCCTCCACGATTCGGTTCTACGAATCCAGGGGCCTGTTGAAAGCCGTGAGCCGGCAATCGAATGGCTACCGCGACTATCCTCTGGAAGCCGTGGCAGTGCTGTCCATCATCAGCGACGCGCAGCAGGCGGGCTTTTCCCTGGACGAAATCAAGCAAGTCTTGCCCGAGGACAGCTCATCATGGAAACATGATGAGCTGATGGCCGCGCTGAAAAAGAAGATTGCCGATATCGAATCGCTGGAAGTGCGATTGGCCCAGAACAAGGCCCATCTTTTATCCCTGATTCAACTGATCGATGCAAAACCCGATGATGTGGACTGCAAGGACAATGCCGCCAGGGTCATGGAAAGCATGGGCATAGGCAGTAAAAATTAA
- a CDS encoding NADH:flavin oxidoreductase/NADH oxidase family protein, which yields MKPFTALTLPNGTVVPNRLAKAAMEENMADNDHAPSDELIRLYQSWADGGVGLMITGNVMIDRRAMTGPGGVVLESEQFGARFERWSRTARSRGAQIWMQINHPGRQMPAALAQETIAPSAVPMDLGNFSRQFSAPRAMTEADIADVKQRFVNSARLAERFGFTGVQIHAAHGYLISQFLSPLTNQRTDRWGGSLENRARLLVDVVNEVRQAVGKGFAVAVKLNSADFQKGGFSSEDAKQVVSMLNTLGVDLIELSGGSYEAPAMHGQTRDGRTLAREAYFLEFAKDIATVASMPIMVTGGIRRYQVVQQVLDSGIAMAGMGTALALAPQLPEAWRSDQSASPLLRAITWKNKVLSSIAYMAMVKYQLRRLSLGKHTRPNVAPALALLIQQWDTTIRNRQYRRRMHSGC from the coding sequence ATGAAACCCTTTACCGCACTGACATTGCCGAATGGGACCGTCGTTCCGAACCGTCTTGCCAAAGCCGCCATGGAAGAGAACATGGCCGACAACGATCACGCGCCTTCGGACGAGCTGATACGCCTGTACCAGTCGTGGGCGGACGGTGGCGTCGGCCTGATGATCACCGGAAACGTGATGATCGACCGCCGCGCCATGACGGGGCCCGGCGGCGTGGTGCTGGAGTCCGAGCAATTTGGCGCCCGCTTCGAGCGATGGTCGCGCACTGCCCGCTCACGCGGTGCGCAGATCTGGATGCAGATCAACCATCCGGGGCGCCAGATGCCTGCCGCCCTGGCACAGGAAACCATCGCACCGTCAGCTGTGCCCATGGACCTGGGCAACTTTTCCAGGCAATTTTCGGCGCCGCGCGCAATGACGGAGGCCGACATTGCCGACGTGAAACAGCGCTTTGTCAACAGCGCCCGGCTGGCCGAGCGGTTTGGCTTTACGGGCGTGCAAATCCATGCCGCGCACGGCTACCTGATCAGCCAGTTCCTCTCGCCTCTGACCAACCAGCGCACCGACCGCTGGGGCGGTTCGCTGGAAAACCGGGCGCGGCTGCTTGTCGACGTCGTCAACGAGGTGCGGCAGGCCGTCGGCAAAGGCTTTGCCGTCGCCGTGAAGCTCAATTCGGCCGATTTCCAGAAAGGCGGCTTCAGTTCGGAAGATGCCAAGCAGGTCGTTTCCATGCTCAATACCCTGGGCGTGGACCTGATTGAATTGTCCGGCGGCAGTTATGAAGCCCCTGCCATGCACGGCCAGACCCGCGACGGACGCACCCTGGCCCGCGAAGCCTATTTCCTCGAGTTCGCCAAGGATATCGCCACGGTGGCCAGCATGCCCATCATGGTGACGGGCGGCATACGCCGCTACCAGGTGGTGCAACAGGTGCTGGACAGCGGCATTGCCATGGCGGGCATGGGAACGGCCTTGGCACTCGCCCCGCAACTGCCTGAAGCATGGCGTTCCGATCAATCGGCAAGCCCCTTGCTCCGGGCCATCACCTGGAAAAACAAGGTGCTCTCGTCCATCGCCTATATGGCGATGGTCAAGTATCAATTGCGGCGCCTGAGCCTGGGCAAGCATACCCGGCCCAACGTCGCGCCTGCGCTGGCGCTATTGATACAGCAATGGGACACCACCATCCGCAACCGGCAGTATCGCCGGCGGATGCATAGCGGCTGTTAA
- a CDS encoding acetoacetate decarboxylase (ADC): MNMKIAAAVSGLVLSIAASPSRAEHAVENRQLIIDIAGHAVPVAAGGLYDRFRSNPPLSVIASEAPELDLSWFKEMQKEKVSIGFDSYSPNFYYKNRKITAVFTADLARLKELMPEDILKQVQPLQVWPGRGAVALTAYAYEYCDNDSYNEISLAIVTNKPGTTSFGPFTLLGQSLSSDFWGYVLELPVNTELARVRGVVGYNLPKWLTGIEVKETDANVSFEVMDSVTGKLDFVFAGKKLADLSHTADVVSNSFTNKNGTGKLTYGYALSRQLSHASSTSAESVDLKLGDGSFSTYIKSLKLGKMMKYEYVPEFQSALYAPKSLRDLGVEK; this comes from the coding sequence ATGAACATGAAAATCGCCGCGGCGGTATCCGGACTGGTGTTGAGTATTGCCGCAAGCCCGTCCCGGGCGGAACACGCTGTCGAAAACAGGCAGCTCATCATCGATATCGCGGGCCATGCCGTCCCGGTGGCCGCCGGCGGCCTGTATGACCGCTTTCGCTCGAATCCGCCTTTGTCCGTCATCGCATCGGAAGCGCCGGAGCTTGACCTGAGCTGGTTCAAGGAGATGCAAAAAGAAAAGGTGTCCATCGGTTTTGATTCGTATTCGCCGAACTTCTATTACAAGAACCGCAAGATCACGGCCGTATTTACAGCGGACCTCGCGCGCCTGAAGGAGCTGATGCCCGAAGACATACTGAAGCAAGTCCAGCCCCTGCAAGTATGGCCAGGCCGGGGCGCGGTGGCATTGACGGCCTATGCGTATGAGTACTGCGACAACGACAGCTACAATGAAATTTCATTGGCGATTGTGACCAACAAGCCCGGCACCACCAGTTTTGGCCCGTTCACTTTACTGGGCCAGTCGCTGTCCAGTGATTTCTGGGGCTATGTGCTCGAGCTTCCCGTCAACACGGAACTGGCCAGGGTGCGTGGCGTGGTTGGCTACAATCTGCCCAAGTGGCTGACCGGTATCGAGGTGAAGGAAACGGACGCAAACGTTTCCTTTGAAGTCATGGATAGCGTAACAGGCAAGCTCGATTTTGTTTTTGCAGGCAAAAAACTGGCCGACCTGTCGCACACGGCCGATGTGGTGAGCAACAGCTTCACCAACAAGAATGGCACCGGGAAACTCACGTATGGCTATGCCCTTTCCCGCCAGCTGAGCCACGCGTCGAGCACGAGTGCGGAATCGGTCGACCTGAAGCTGGGCGACGGCAGCTTCTCCACCTATATCAAGTCATTGAAGCTGGGGAAGATGATGAAATATGAATACGTGCCGGAATTTCAAAGCGCGCTGTATGCGCCGAAATCACTAAGAGACCTCGGTGTCGAAAAGTGA
- a CDS encoding arsinothricin resistance N-acetyltransferase ArsN1 family B — MIRLATTADAAAIATIYNHYVSSSTITFEEQVVGSDEMAQRIAAVGAQLPWYVFERDDGILGYAYATPWRARSAYRFSVESTVYVAHECVRQGVGRQLYSVLIDDLRQRQLQVVIGGIAQPNNASVALHERLGFEQVAMFKRVGRKFDRWIDVGYWELQLQDE; from the coding sequence ATGATACGACTTGCCACTACCGCCGATGCCGCCGCGATCGCCACGATTTACAACCATTACGTCAGCAGCTCCACCATCACGTTTGAAGAGCAGGTGGTTGGCAGCGACGAGATGGCCCAGCGTATCGCCGCTGTCGGCGCACAGTTGCCGTGGTATGTTTTCGAGCGCGACGACGGGATTCTCGGCTATGCCTACGCCACGCCCTGGCGCGCCCGCAGTGCCTATCGTTTTTCCGTCGAATCGACGGTGTACGTGGCGCACGAATGCGTGCGGCAAGGCGTCGGCCGGCAACTGTACAGCGTGCTCATCGATGACTTGCGTCAGCGGCAGCTGCAGGTGGTCATCGGCGGCATCGCACAGCCAAACAACGCCAGCGTCGCCTTGCATGAGCGCCTGGGATTCGAGCAAGTGGCCATGTTCAAGCGGGTCGGCCGTAAATTCGACCGGTGGATCGACGTGGGGTATTGGGAGTTGCAGCTACAGGACGAGTAA
- a CDS encoding NADPH-dependent FMN reductase: MKILVFLGSIRTSAPPQPARLGERVAKACAAQCSQDGHDVVLIDPFDYDLGDVFKPHFSYAKGRAPLPLEHLASEIAGADGYVMVSPEYNHSMSPALAHLLNHFGSSLFAFKPSAIVTYSAGQWGGVRAAVGMRAFLSELGCLPVSAMIHIPAAHTVFAADGSFAPEVDSTRWVSYIERTFSQLTWWAEAARRERERSGGTGPSPAFLRDPSQRNAP, from the coding sequence ATGAAAATCTTGGTGTTTCTTGGCTCAATACGTACAAGCGCGCCGCCCCAGCCGGCGCGTCTCGGCGAGCGTGTCGCCAAAGCCTGCGCGGCGCAGTGCAGTCAAGATGGCCACGACGTGGTGCTCATCGATCCATTCGATTACGACCTGGGTGATGTGTTCAAACCGCACTTTTCCTATGCGAAAGGACGCGCACCCTTGCCGTTGGAGCACCTGGCCAGTGAGATTGCCGGCGCCGACGGGTATGTGATGGTCAGCCCCGAATACAATCATTCAATGAGCCCGGCGCTGGCGCATCTACTGAACCATTTTGGAAGTTCCCTGTTTGCTTTCAAGCCCAGTGCCATCGTGACTTATTCGGCAGGGCAGTGGGGTGGCGTGCGCGCGGCAGTGGGCATGCGCGCTTTTCTCTCCGAGCTGGGTTGTTTGCCGGTGTCGGCCATGATCCATATTCCGGCCGCACATACTGTTTTTGCTGCCGATGGCAGTTTTGCGCCTGAAGTCGATAGCACGCGCTGGGTTTCATATATCGAGCGCACCTTTTCCCAGCTGACCTGGTGGGCCGAGGCCGCTAGGCGGGAGCGGGAGCGATCGGGAGGAACAGGGCCTTCGCCGGCTTTCCTGCGCGATCCTTCTCAACGCAATGCGCCGTGA
- the arsH gene encoding arsenical resistance protein ArsH, which yields MHDLPNISAAHLDTPTLDKLAPPAVSTHAPRILLLYGSLRERSFSRLLTLEAERLLQHFGAETRVFDPQGLPMVDSVSPDHPKVQELRALSLWSEGQVWCSPERHGAVTGVFKSQIDWLPLEMGSVRPTQGRTLAVMQVSGGSQSFNAVNGLRVLGRWMRMVTIPNQSSVAKAYQEFDDNDRMKPSPYYDRLVDVMEELYKFTLVVRDRSDYLTSRYSERKESMPVDARALATAAMKHETPGK from the coding sequence ATGCATGACTTGCCCAACATCAGCGCGGCCCACCTCGACACGCCGACCCTCGACAAACTTGCGCCGCCGGCCGTGTCCACGCATGCGCCGCGCATCCTCTTGCTGTACGGTTCGCTGCGCGAACGCTCGTTCAGCCGCTTGCTGACCCTGGAAGCGGAACGGCTGCTCCAGCATTTCGGCGCCGAGACGCGGGTGTTCGACCCGCAAGGCTTGCCCATGGTCGACAGCGTCAGCCCCGACCACCCCAAGGTGCAGGAGCTGCGCGCACTGTCGCTGTGGTCGGAAGGCCAGGTCTGGTGCAGCCCGGAACGCCATGGCGCCGTGACGGGCGTGTTCAAGTCGCAGATCGACTGGCTGCCGCTGGAAATGGGCAGCGTGCGTCCCACGCAGGGGCGCACCCTGGCCGTGATGCAAGTGTCGGGCGGCTCGCAATCGTTCAACGCCGTCAACGGCTTGCGCGTGCTGGGCCGCTGGATGCGCATGGTGACCATCCCGAACCAGTCGTCCGTTGCCAAGGCATACCAGGAGTTCGACGACAACGACCGCATGAAGCCGTCGCCATACTACGACCGCCTGGTCGACGTCATGGAAGAACTGTATAAATTCACCCTGGTGGTGCGCGACCGCTCCGATTACCTGACCAGCCGCTACAGCGAGCGCAAGGAATCCATGCCGGTTGACGCGCGCGCCCTCGCCACGGCGGCCATGAAGCACGAAACGCCGGGCAAGTAG
- a CDS encoding zinc-dependent alcohol dehydrogenase, protein MTPTTMKAAVVEQLGQPLVLREVPVPVPGPGQILVKTEACGVCHTDLHAARGDWPVKPSPPFIPGHEGIGLVVAVGTGVTEVQLGDRVGVPWLYSACGHCEHCLAAWETVCAEAQFGGYTKNGGFAEYILADPRYVAHIPAGLSAVQAAPIICAGVTSYKGIKETGARPGEWLAVSGIGGLGHLAIEYALAMGLRVAAVDIDDGKLEHARALGAEVTINARQGDPVAALREATGGGAHGVLITAPSLDAFQQGVAMTRKRGTCVLVGLPPGDFPTPLFDVVANCVTIRGSFVGTRQDMAEALAFAATGKVKADVELQPLSAINDIFSRLEHGKVAARVVLDFSGK, encoded by the coding sequence ATGACACCCACTACCATGAAAGCCGCCGTTGTCGAGCAACTGGGCCAGCCGCTGGTGCTGCGCGAGGTGCCCGTGCCGGTGCCCGGCCCCGGCCAGATCCTCGTCAAGACGGAAGCGTGCGGCGTCTGCCACACGGACTTGCATGCGGCGCGCGGCGACTGGCCCGTCAAGCCGTCGCCGCCGTTCATCCCCGGCCACGAAGGCATCGGTCTGGTGGTGGCCGTGGGCACGGGCGTGACGGAAGTGCAGCTGGGCGACCGCGTCGGCGTGCCTTGGCTGTACTCGGCTTGCGGCCATTGCGAACATTGCCTGGCGGCCTGGGAAACCGTGTGCGCCGAGGCGCAGTTTGGCGGCTACACGAAGAATGGCGGCTTTGCCGAATACATCCTGGCCGATCCGCGCTACGTCGCGCATATCCCGGCGGGTCTGTCCGCCGTGCAGGCGGCGCCCATCATCTGCGCCGGCGTGACCAGCTACAAGGGCATCAAGGAAACGGGGGCGCGGCCCGGTGAATGGCTGGCCGTGTCCGGCATCGGCGGACTGGGCCACCTGGCCATCGAATATGCGCTGGCCATGGGCTTGCGCGTGGCGGCCGTCGATATCGACGACGGCAAGCTGGAGCACGCGCGCGCCCTCGGTGCCGAAGTGACCATCAATGCGCGCCAGGGCGACCCCGTCGCGGCCCTGCGCGAAGCGACCGGGGGCGGCGCCCACGGCGTGCTGATCACGGCGCCGTCGCTCGACGCCTTCCAGCAAGGCGTGGCGATGACGCGCAAGCGCGGCACCTGCGTGCTGGTAGGCTTGCCGCCGGGCGACTTCCCGACGCCGCTGTTCGACGTCGTCGCCAATTGCGTGACGATACGCGGCTCCTTCGTGGGCACGCGCCAGGACATGGCCGAGGCGCTCGCCTTTGCCGCCACGGGCAAGGTCAAGGCCGACGTGGAACTGCAGCCGCTGTCGGCCATCAACGACATCTTCAGCCGCCTGGAACACGGCAAGGTTGCCGCGCGCGTCGTGCTCGATTTCAGCGGCAAGTAA
- a CDS encoding YciI family protein, which produces MFIVLLHYVQPLAAIEAHIEEHRSFLDRHYAAGHFLASGPQVPRTGGAILVKSLSREELDGVLAEDPFHREHIATYQVIQFNPNKFGVGVEAVLG; this is translated from the coding sequence ATGTTCATTGTCCTTCTGCATTACGTTCAACCGCTGGCAGCCATCGAGGCTCACATTGAGGAGCATCGCAGTTTTCTTGATCGTCACTATGCCGCAGGGCATTTTTTAGCTTCCGGTCCCCAGGTGCCGCGAACAGGAGGTGCCATCCTCGTGAAAAGCCTGAGCCGTGAGGAATTGGATGGCGTGCTTGCGGAAGATCCCTTCCATCGGGAGCACATCGCGACTTATCAAGTCATTCAGTTCAATCCGAACAAGTTTGGTGTTGGTGTCGAAGCTGTTCTTGGCTGA